From one Macellibacteroides fermentans genomic stretch:
- a CDS encoding glycoside hydrolase domain-containing protein, with protein sequence MKIKIIVLFLLVSVFGHGQNTKYVNLFMGTSGDNGQLSPAATVPFGMIAVGPDSNPRTHAGYDYAIDKISGVSINRLSGVGCSGCGGNLSVRTSAPDQELHIIKSTEKATPGYYEVTFNNGVKGSFTATNNMAVQQYGFGKDADRSIWINFASSFEGMVDCEFKLKSNHEIIGYIQARNTCGHGMYKLYFYLSSNESFSIVKGKDKSYEAELRFEKSENPLELRIAVSPLDAATANLEAKQSESLSFKQLKLQANNLWENKLNKINLKGGSNDDRVIFYTSLYRIYMSPADVTTNDHRYLGSDGQIYKADGWRYFSSWSIWDTFRSKFPLLVITEPTLMRDICRSLLSLYRTGKKNWSTVSESTPTVRTEHASILLLDAYRKGIRDLDFAIGYEGMKKEADELPMASPDQKLESAYDLWALSQIAGIMGNSSDEKKYREQSEKLFEDTWTREFMQITPAFEVMKNNGLYQGTRWQYRWAAPQYIDQMIRWVGKDTLSNQLSYFFEKNLYNQGNEPDIHVPFLFNRFGKPESSQQLVRNLLTKEMTHRYGGNSEFKIPYVGRAFKNHPEGYSPEMDEDDGTMSAWYIFASAGFYPLLVGGDSYELVSPIFDRISIDMGNGKTFEIKTKGRKTAEDIIKRITMNGKVVSNYSISHGEMLKGGTLLFQY encoded by the coding sequence ATGAAAATAAAAATTATAGTTCTGTTTCTTTTAGTTTCTGTTTTTGGACATGGACAGAATACAAAATATGTAAATCTATTTATGGGAACATCTGGCGACAACGGGCAGTTAAGTCCGGCCGCAACGGTTCCTTTTGGGATGATAGCTGTTGGTCCGGACAGTAATCCCAGAACTCATGCGGGATACGATTATGCTATTGATAAAATTTCAGGGGTATCTATCAACCGGCTGTCTGGTGTAGGGTGTAGTGGTTGCGGAGGTAATCTGAGTGTCCGTACTTCGGCTCCGGATCAAGAGTTACACATTATTAAAAGCACAGAAAAAGCGACACCCGGATATTATGAAGTCACTTTTAACAACGGTGTAAAAGGATCTTTCACAGCTACAAACAATATGGCTGTCCAACAGTACGGCTTCGGAAAAGATGCTGACCGATCGATATGGATTAACTTTGCCTCTTCATTTGAAGGGATGGTTGATTGTGAATTTAAATTAAAATCCAATCATGAAATTATCGGGTATATACAAGCACGGAATACTTGTGGTCACGGAATGTATAAACTCTATTTTTACCTGTCATCCAATGAATCTTTTTCGATTGTAAAGGGAAAGGATAAAAGTTATGAAGCAGAACTTCGTTTTGAGAAAAGTGAAAATCCGTTAGAGCTACGTATTGCTGTGTCTCCACTGGATGCTGCAACAGCTAACCTGGAAGCAAAACAAAGTGAATCATTATCCTTCAAACAGCTCAAACTGCAGGCAAATAATCTCTGGGAGAACAAATTAAATAAAATAAATCTAAAGGGAGGAAGCAACGATGACAGGGTGATTTTTTATACTTCACTCTACCGTATCTATATGAGTCCGGCAGATGTTACCACCAACGACCACCGTTATCTGGGATCAGATGGCCAGATTTATAAAGCAGATGGCTGGCGATATTTTAGCTCGTGGTCAATTTGGGATACATTTCGCAGTAAATTCCCTTTGCTTGTTATTACAGAGCCTACATTAATGCGGGATATATGCCGCTCATTACTATCACTATATCGCACCGGCAAAAAAAATTGGTCAACAGTTTCTGAATCAACCCCCACTGTACGTACTGAACATGCATCTATATTGCTGCTTGATGCATATCGCAAAGGAATTCGTGATCTAGACTTTGCAATAGGATATGAAGGTATGAAAAAAGAGGCAGACGAGCTACCAATGGCATCTCCAGACCAAAAGTTGGAATCGGCATACGATCTTTGGGCATTATCCCAAATTGCAGGTATAATGGGTAATAGCTCCGACGAAAAAAAATACCGGGAACAATCGGAGAAATTATTTGAAGACACATGGACAAGGGAGTTCATGCAAATCACCCCTGCATTTGAAGTAATGAAAAATAATGGACTATATCAAGGTACGCGTTGGCAATATCGTTGGGCTGCCCCCCAGTATATAGACCAAATGATACGTTGGGTAGGCAAGGACACTCTTAGCAATCAGCTCTCATACTTTTTCGAAAAAAACTTGTACAATCAAGGAAATGAACCGGACATTCATGTTCCTTTTTTATTCAATAGATTTGGGAAACCGGAATCTTCCCAACAACTGGTTCGTAATCTGCTTACTAAAGAAATGACTCATCGTTATGGTGGCAATTCAGAATTTAAGATTCCTTACGTTGGAAGAGCCTTTAAAAATCATCCTGAAGGTTATAGTCCGGAAATGGACGAGGACGATGGAACGATGAGTGCCTGGTATATATTTGCCTCAGCGGGATTTTATCCCCTCCTGGTGGGAGGAGACAGTTATGAATTAGTTTCTCCGATTTTTGACAGGATATCCATCGACATGGGTAACGGAAAGACATTTGAGATAAAAACAAAGGGACGTAAAACAGCCGAAGATATAATCAAGCGAATTACAATGAACGGCAAGGTAGTTTCAAATTATTCCATATCTCATGGGGAGATGCTAAAAGGAGGAACTTTATTATTTCAGTACTAA
- a CDS encoding 1,4-dihydroxy-2-naphthoate polyprenyltransferase, whose translation MNKTPIQAWIEAARPKTLPASLSPVLVGSALAYRDGAFEMAPAVICLMVALLSQIASNFANDYFDYKKGADKEDRLGPERAVASGWIAPKTMLIATFITLGLACLCGLLLLFYGGWVLLPVGIAIAVCVLAYSAGPFPLAYNGLGDICVLLFYGIVPVVFTYFVQAGSITLLTLILSVAMGLLSVNILIVNNYRDYFQDKEVNKRTTIVLFGRRFGRWFYLFNGVVPILLVIPLIMQSAAWIVALFGIFFVMFYQTWRELCSLEGKALNVTLAYTGRNVLLFALCLTALLLF comes from the coding sequence ATGAATAAAACTCCTATACAAGCTTGGATAGAAGCAGCCCGTCCCAAGACATTGCCAGCTTCTTTGAGTCCTGTTTTGGTTGGATCGGCATTGGCCTATCGTGATGGTGCCTTTGAAATGGCTCCTGCAGTAATTTGTCTTATGGTCGCCTTACTGTCGCAGATTGCCAGTAACTTTGCAAACGACTATTTCGATTATAAGAAAGGGGCGGATAAAGAAGATCGCTTAGGCCCCGAACGTGCAGTGGCCTCTGGATGGATTGCACCTAAAACAATGCTTATAGCTACGTTTATTACTTTGGGACTCGCTTGTTTGTGCGGATTATTGCTATTGTTTTATGGAGGCTGGGTGCTTCTTCCGGTAGGAATTGCAATTGCAGTATGTGTATTGGCTTATTCGGCTGGCCCGTTTCCTTTAGCATACAATGGTCTTGGTGATATTTGTGTATTATTATTCTATGGTATAGTTCCGGTTGTTTTCACTTATTTTGTACAAGCAGGTAGTATTACCTTGTTGACATTGATATTGTCTGTTGCCATGGGGCTTCTTTCTGTTAATATTTTAATAGTTAATAATTATCGTGACTATTTTCAAGATAAGGAGGTTAACAAGCGTACTACTATTGTGTTGTTTGGCAGGAGATTCGGCCGTTGGTTTTATCTGTTCAATGGAGTTGTGCCAATCTTATTGGTCATTCCATTAATAATGCAGAGTGCAGCATGGATAGTGGCATTGTTTGGAATCTTTTTTGTGATGTTTTACCAAACATGGCGAGAATTATGTTCTCTTGAAGGAAAAGCATTGAATGTTACATTGGCTTATACCGGAAGAAATGTACTGCTGTTTGCTTTGTGCCTTACTGCTTTGTTGTTATTTTAG
- the purT gene encoding formate-dependent phosphoribosylglycinamide formyltransferase, with the protein MVKIGTPLSPCATKVVLCGSGELGKEFVIELQRYGVEVIALDKYPNAPAMQVAHRSYVVSMLDGARLREIIEKEKPDYIVPEVEAIATTTLMELEKEGYHVIPTAKATYLTMNREGIRRLAAEELNIPTSPYRFASDFEEFSEAVKTIGMPCVVKPIMSSSGHGQSVIRKEEDIQHSWDYAQEGGRAGAGKVIVEGFVDFDYEITQLTVRHINGTSFCEPIGHIQVDGDYRESWQPQQMTSSAKEKAREIARKITDALGGRGIFGVELFIKGDDVIFSEVSPRPHDTGMVTMISQDQSQFALHARAVLGLPIPNITFHGPSASRAIVVEGDSNQLQLGNLDQVLSQPDTQMRFFGKPEVHGHRRMAVLLARGASVEEARSKTGFASDALDIIL; encoded by the coding sequence ATGGTAAAGATAGGCACCCCTCTGTCCCCTTGTGCGACAAAGGTAGTACTTTGCGGATCAGGAGAACTTGGTAAAGAATTTGTAATTGAATTGCAACGCTACGGAGTAGAAGTAATTGCCTTGGATAAATACCCCAATGCACCGGCCATGCAGGTGGCTCATCGCTCATATGTAGTTTCAATGCTTGACGGTGCCCGTTTGAGAGAGATTATTGAAAAAGAAAAACCCGACTATATTGTTCCGGAGGTGGAAGCTATAGCGACTACTACGTTAATGGAGCTTGAGAAAGAGGGATACCATGTTATACCTACAGCAAAAGCCACTTATCTAACGATGAATAGAGAGGGAATTAGACGTCTCGCAGCAGAGGAGTTGAATATTCCTACTTCACCCTATCGTTTTGCCAGTGATTTCGAAGAATTTTCGGAGGCTGTTAAAACGATTGGCATGCCATGTGTTGTTAAACCGATTATGAGCTCGTCTGGTCATGGACAAAGTGTTATCCGTAAAGAAGAAGATATACAACATTCGTGGGATTATGCCCAGGAAGGTGGTCGTGCCGGAGCAGGCAAAGTGATTGTTGAAGGTTTTGTCGATTTTGATTATGAAATTACACAACTGACAGTTCGTCATATCAATGGAACCTCTTTCTGTGAGCCAATTGGTCATATTCAGGTGGATGGAGATTATCGTGAATCATGGCAACCCCAGCAAATGACTTCTTCTGCTAAAGAAAAGGCTCGCGAAATTGCCCGTAAAATTACGGATGCTTTGGGAGGAAGAGGTATTTTTGGCGTAGAATTGTTTATAAAAGGAGACGATGTGATTTTTAGTGAAGTATCTCCTCGACCCCATGATACAGGGATGGTAACTATGATTTCGCAGGATCAGTCACAGTTTGCCCTTCACGCTCGTGCGGTACTTGGATTACCTATTCCAAATATTACTTTTCACGGACCATCAGCTTCACGTGCTATTGTAGTTGAAGGAGATAGCAATCAATTGCAACTTGGTAATTTGGATCAGGTATTAAGCCAGCCCGATACACAAATGAGATTTTTCGGTAAGCCGGAAGTTCACGGTCACCGGCGTATGGCTGTTTTACTTGCTCGTGGTGCTTCGGTAGAAGAGGCCCGCAGCAAGACCGGTTTTGCGTCAGATGCATTGGATATAATTTTATGA
- a CDS encoding dihydrofolate reductase: MSTISIIAAIADNNAIGKNQQLLWSLPYDMKRFKSLTTGHAVVMGRKTFESLPNGALPKRKNVVLTTLPEAIFMDSFACESMHDALNLCENEDEVFMIGGAMVYRQALKIADKMYLTLVHHTFEDADTFFPEIDYSEWIETERQDFPADEKHAYPYTFVTYIRKK, encoded by the coding sequence ATGAGTACGATTTCAATTATAGCAGCGATTGCAGATAATAATGCAATTGGAAAGAATCAGCAATTGTTATGGAGTTTGCCTTACGACATGAAACGATTTAAGAGTTTGACTACAGGCCATGCTGTTGTGATGGGACGTAAAACATTCGAATCTTTGCCTAACGGGGCATTACCTAAACGCAAGAATGTAGTTCTTACCACTTTACCGGAAGCTATTTTTATGGATAGTTTTGCATGCGAATCTATGCATGACGCATTGAATCTTTGTGAAAACGAAGATGAAGTATTTATGATAGGAGGGGCGATGGTTTATCGGCAGGCACTTAAAATTGCCGACAAAATGTACCTGACCCTTGTGCATCATACTTTTGAAGACGCTGATACATTTTTTCCAGAAATAGATTATAGTGAATGGATAGAAACGGAACGTCAGGACTTTCCTGCAGATGAAAAGCATGCTTATCCATATACGTTTGTAACCTATATACGGAAAAAATAA
- a CDS encoding thymidylate synthase — translation MKQYLSLLERVLAEGVKKEDRTGTGTLSVFGHQMRFDMSEGFPLLTTKKTHLKSIIYELLWFLKGDTNAKYLQDHGVRIWNEWADSNGDLGHIYGYQWRSWPDYKGGAIDQISEAVHAIKHNPDSRRIIVSAWNVGDLENMNLPPCHAFFQFYVANGKLSLQLYQRSADIFLGVPFNIASYALLLQMMAQVTGLQAGDFVHTLGDAHIYSNHLEQVKLQLTREPRKLPRMMLNPEVDSIFDFKFEDFELVGYDPHPHIKGEVSV, via the coding sequence ATGAAACAGTATTTATCATTGCTGGAAAGGGTTTTAGCTGAAGGAGTTAAGAAAGAAGACCGGACAGGTACCGGAACTTTGAGTGTGTTTGGTCATCAGATGAGATTTGATATGTCGGAAGGATTTCCTTTACTGACTACCAAAAAAACGCATCTGAAATCCATTATTTATGAATTACTTTGGTTCCTTAAAGGGGATACAAATGCAAAATATCTGCAGGATCATGGTGTTCGCATATGGAATGAATGGGCTGACTCCAATGGTGATTTAGGTCATATTTATGGATATCAGTGGCGTTCGTGGCCCGATTATAAAGGAGGGGCTATAGATCAGATAAGTGAAGCTGTACATGCAATTAAACACAATCCTGATTCAAGGAGAATAATTGTTAGCGCGTGGAATGTCGGCGATCTTGAAAACATGAATCTGCCTCCCTGTCATGCTTTTTTTCAGTTCTATGTTGCCAATGGTAAATTAAGCTTGCAGCTCTATCAGCGCAGTGCTGATATTTTCTTAGGAGTTCCCTTTAATATTGCATCTTATGCCTTGTTGCTTCAGATGATGGCGCAGGTTACCGGCTTACAGGCTGGCGACTTTGTCCATACTTTGGGCGATGCACACATATATAGCAATCATCTCGAGCAGGTAAAATTACAGCTCACAAGAGAGCCTCGTAAATTGCCTCGGATGATGTTAAATCCGGAAGTGGATAGTATTTTTGATTTTAAGTTTGAGGATTTTGAATTAGTAGGATACGACCCACATCCGCATATTAAGGGAGAAGTGTCCGTTTGA
- a CDS encoding aldose epimerase family protein, whose protein sequence is MKKLFITALAACTLFACTQKKEEATLSGLLKSNFVSEVEGKPTALYVLKNKNGLEACITNYGGRMVSLMAPDKNGKMTDVVLGYDSISDYLKSDGNFGALIGRYGNRIAQGKFSLDSVEYQLPQNNNGHCLHGGPEGYHTRLWDAKQLNDQTLELTYLSKDGEAGFPGNLQIKVTYTLTDDNAIELAYEAETDKPTVVNLTNHSYFNLSGVPGSTILDHDIMINADTYTPVDSLLIPTGETPSVEGTPMDLRNPIAIGAQIDSTFEQLVKGRGYDHNWILNSKGDINVLAAKATSPTSGISLEVYTSEPGVQFYTGNFMTGEDKGKGGTVYPHRGAFCLETQHYPDSPNQPAFPSTVLRPGEKYTSKCIYKLVVNK, encoded by the coding sequence ATGAAAAAACTTTTTATTACAGCTCTTGCTGCATGTACACTGTTTGCATGTACACAAAAAAAAGAAGAGGCCACACTTTCCGGTCTTTTAAAGTCGAATTTCGTTTCTGAAGTAGAAGGTAAACCTACTGCATTATACGTGCTGAAAAACAAAAATGGTTTAGAAGCTTGTATCACCAACTATGGGGGCAGAATGGTATCATTGATGGCTCCGGATAAAAACGGAAAGATGACTGATGTAGTCCTTGGATACGACAGCATATCCGACTACTTGAAATCCGATGGTAATTTTGGAGCCTTGATCGGTCGCTACGGAAATAGAATCGCCCAGGGTAAATTCTCGTTAGACAGTGTAGAATACCAACTTCCTCAAAACAACAACGGTCATTGTTTACATGGTGGACCAGAAGGTTATCATACCAGACTTTGGGATGCAAAACAGTTAAACGACCAGACACTGGAACTTACCTATCTATCTAAAGATGGCGAGGCAGGATTTCCTGGTAACCTGCAAATAAAAGTTACATATACCCTGACTGACGACAATGCCATCGAACTGGCATATGAAGCAGAAACAGATAAGCCAACGGTAGTTAACTTGACAAACCATAGTTATTTCAACTTATCTGGTGTACCGGGTTCTACAATTCTTGACCACGACATCATGATTAATGCCGACACCTATACTCCGGTGGACAGCTTGTTGATTCCTACAGGTGAAACACCGTCTGTTGAAGGTACTCCCATGGATCTGCGCAACCCTATTGCTATTGGTGCACAGATAGACTCAACATTCGAGCAATTGGTTAAAGGTCGTGGCTATGACCATAACTGGATCTTAAACTCTAAAGGAGATATTAATGTATTGGCAGCCAAAGCCACCAGTCCGACTAGCGGAATATCGCTTGAAGTTTATACTTCAGAACCTGGGGTGCAATTCTATACCGGCAACTTTATGACAGGTGAAGACAAAGGTAAAGGTGGTACTGTTTACCCTCATCGCGGTGCTTTCTGCCTTGAAACACAACACTATCCGGATAGCCCTAATCAGCCGGCCTTCCCCTCGACTGTACTCAGACCAGGTGAAAAATACACTAGCAAATGTATTTATAAACTGGTAGTAAATAAGTAA
- a CDS encoding TlpA family protein disulfide reductase, whose amino-acid sequence MKNLFLTAILALTFIGAKAQSPNDDLVKVGDKMPAFSIVSDNGEVISSDKFKGKVILINFFATWCPPCQKELASVQQTLWPKYKDNNKFEMLVIGREHSDKELATYNEKKGFTFPLYPDKNRAIFGAFAKNLIPRTYLIGKDGKVLYAGKGYTDKEFTELMEKIEKTL is encoded by the coding sequence ATGAAGAATCTTTTTTTGACGGCAATCCTAGCCCTTACTTTTATTGGAGCAAAAGCACAAAGTCCCAATGATGACCTGGTAAAGGTGGGAGATAAAATGCCTGCGTTTTCTATTGTTTCGGATAATGGCGAGGTAATTAGTTCGGATAAGTTTAAAGGGAAAGTAATACTGATCAATTTTTTTGCTACGTGGTGTCCTCCTTGTCAGAAGGAACTTGCTTCGGTGCAACAAACATTATGGCCCAAGTACAAAGACAATAATAAATTTGAGATGTTGGTAATTGGCCGGGAGCATTCAGATAAGGAATTGGCTACCTACAACGAAAAGAAAGGATTTACATTTCCATTGTATCCTGATAAGAACAGGGCTATTTTCGGGGCTTTTGCAAAGAATTTAATTCCCCGTACTTACTTAATTGGTAAAGATGGAAAAGTACTTTATGCAGGTAAAGGATATACCGATAAGGAATTTACCGAATTAATGGAGAAAATAGAGAAGACATTGTAA
- the dnaG gene encoding DNA primase, whose product MIDQPTIDRILDAANIVDVVSEFVTLRRRGVNYVGLCPFHSDKTPSFYVSPSKNICKCFACGEGGTAVHFIMKHEQVSYFDALRVLAKKYNIEIQERELTEAEKQVKNDRESMLIVNSFAQKYFSSMLHEHMEGKSIGLRYFVERGFREDIIRKFQLGYSLEQRDALYQEATRSGYRKEFLEKTGLIITYDNGGVADRFRGRVIFPVHTLSGKVVAFGGRILKKDEKTAKYVNSPESEIYHKSNELYGIYFAKQAIVKADRCFLVEGYTDVVSMHQAGIENVVASSGTALTPGQIRLIHRFTNNITVLYDGDAAGIKAALRGIDLLLEEGMNIKVVLLPDGEDPDSFARKQNASQFTEFIQRNETDFIRFKTQLLLDDAAGDPIKRSNLISDIVRSVAIIPNEIARSVYIRECSSMLEIDERVLLNEIVKIVRAKNEKQAGVAPVQEVPATPVPDYPPLPEYMDEGMPFEAPPFPPEGYLPEEAVIQAGQQTHQPSLRRPSPYEVYELALLRYVVRYGESVLYDYTDTETQQNIVIKVAEFIKHSLEEDDLTFLNPMYRQMLESAAAMCPSSGFVSSRYFLSHSNPDVSKLAANLLSDKYQLSKYHTKYREIEEEKDRLESFVLRDLYALKDAYIINRIKDTQQKLKEAQKEKNMDKSIELMKELSNLNAIKSALAKELGERIILKM is encoded by the coding sequence ATGATCGACCAACCTACAATAGATAGAATCCTGGATGCTGCAAATATAGTTGACGTAGTATCCGAATTCGTTACCCTCAGGCGACGGGGAGTTAATTATGTAGGCTTATGTCCGTTCCACTCAGATAAAACTCCCTCATTTTACGTTTCACCTTCAAAAAACATTTGCAAATGTTTTGCTTGTGGCGAAGGAGGCACTGCTGTGCACTTTATAATGAAGCACGAGCAGGTGAGCTACTTTGACGCTCTGAGGGTGCTTGCAAAAAAATACAATATTGAAATACAGGAGCGAGAACTTACCGAAGCCGAAAAGCAGGTAAAGAACGATCGCGAGAGTATGCTGATTGTAAACAGTTTCGCTCAAAAGTATTTTTCTTCCATGCTTCACGAACATATGGAAGGTAAAAGTATTGGCTTGAGATATTTTGTTGAAAGAGGTTTCAGGGAAGATATTATACGAAAGTTTCAGCTGGGATATAGCCTGGAACAACGAGACGCCCTTTATCAGGAAGCAACCAGGAGTGGTTATAGAAAAGAATTTCTGGAAAAGACCGGACTGATCATCACCTACGACAATGGAGGGGTGGCCGACCGTTTTCGCGGACGCGTAATCTTTCCGGTTCACACATTGAGTGGCAAAGTGGTGGCTTTTGGAGGGAGAATTCTAAAAAAAGACGAGAAGACTGCTAAATACGTTAATTCTCCCGAAAGCGAAATCTACCATAAAAGCAACGAGCTGTATGGTATTTATTTTGCCAAACAGGCTATTGTTAAAGCCGACCGCTGTTTTTTAGTTGAAGGATATACCGATGTGGTATCTATGCACCAGGCAGGTATTGAGAATGTAGTCGCATCTTCAGGCACAGCTCTTACGCCCGGACAGATCAGGCTGATTCATCGCTTTACAAACAACATAACAGTATTATATGACGGAGATGCTGCAGGTATCAAAGCAGCTCTTCGCGGTATTGACCTGTTACTGGAGGAGGGAATGAATATCAAAGTGGTTCTTTTACCGGACGGAGAAGATCCCGACTCGTTTGCACGAAAACAAAACGCCAGTCAGTTTACCGAATTTATTCAACGGAATGAGACTGATTTCATCCGGTTTAAAACGCAATTACTGCTGGATGATGCAGCGGGCGACCCTATAAAACGATCGAATCTTATCTCAGATATTGTTCGCTCTGTTGCCATTATTCCAAATGAAATTGCGCGCTCTGTGTATATACGGGAATGTAGTTCTATGTTGGAAATAGACGAACGGGTGCTGTTGAATGAAATAGTAAAGATAGTCCGTGCTAAAAATGAAAAGCAGGCAGGTGTGGCTCCGGTACAAGAGGTTCCGGCAACCCCAGTACCAGACTATCCTCCTTTACCCGAATATATGGACGAAGGAATGCCTTTTGAAGCTCCCCCATTCCCTCCCGAGGGATATCTTCCGGAAGAGGCTGTTATTCAGGCCGGGCAACAAACCCATCAACCCTCCCTGCGCAGGCCTTCTCCCTATGAAGTGTACGAACTGGCATTGCTTCGTTATGTTGTTAGGTACGGCGAATCTGTTTTATACGATTATACTGATACTGAAACACAACAAAATATAGTTATAAAAGTAGCGGAATTTATTAAACACAGCTTGGAGGAAGACGATCTTACCTTCTTGAATCCGATGTACAGACAAATGTTGGAATCTGCTGCCGCGATGTGTCCTTCATCCGGATTTGTATCTTCGCGTTACTTTTTAAGTCACTCCAACCCCGATGTAAGTAAGTTGGCAGCCAATTTGTTAAGCGATAAATATCAGCTTAGTAAATATCACACCAAATACAGAGAGATTGAAGAGGAAAAAGACAGACTTGAATCGTTTGTATTAAGGGATTTGTATGCTTTGAAAGATGCTTACATAATAAACCGGATAAAGGATACACAGCAAAAGCTGAAAGAGGCGCAGAAAGAAAAAAATATGGATAAGTCGATCGAGCTTATGAAAGAATTATCAAATCTGAATGCCATTAAAAGTGCGTTAGCAAAAGAATTAGGTGAAAGAATCATACTAAAAATGTAA
- a CDS encoding ABC transporter ATP-binding protein, producing MNFLETNDVVKQYANHLALNKVSIQVPQGKVFGLLGPNGAGKTTLIRIINRITAPDSGSVLFNGRPSMQEDIFKIGYLPEERGLYKKMKVGEQALYLAQLKGLDYFEAKKRLSHWFEKFEIMPWWNKKVEELSKGMQQKVQFVITVIHNPELLIFDEPFSGFDPVNADLLKKEILELKDAGHTIIFSTHNMSSVEEICDEIALIDHAQVVLSGHVTEVRERFRTNTFKIKLKGTALLSSADQYSILSQKQGQNSLEVLLRKSNDVSNAELLMSILKQNEIIAFTEELPSMNEIFINTVAGKNKPQV from the coding sequence ATGAATTTTTTAGAAACCAATGACGTGGTTAAACAGTATGCCAACCATCTGGCCCTAAATAAGGTGAGCATACAAGTACCCCAAGGCAAGGTATTCGGACTTCTTGGTCCCAATGGAGCCGGAAAAACCACTTTGATCAGAATTATCAACCGTATTACGGCACCAGACAGCGGGTCAGTATTGTTTAATGGAAGGCCTTCCATGCAGGAAGATATTTTTAAAATTGGCTACCTGCCTGAAGAAAGGGGATTATACAAAAAAATGAAGGTGGGTGAACAAGCCCTATACCTGGCACAATTAAAAGGTCTGGATTATTTTGAAGCTAAAAAAAGACTTAGCCATTGGTTCGAGAAATTCGAAATAATGCCCTGGTGGAACAAGAAAGTTGAAGAGCTTTCGAAAGGTATGCAACAGAAAGTACAGTTCGTTATTACGGTGATTCATAATCCCGAACTATTAATTTTTGATGAACCTTTCAGCGGTTTCGATCCTGTAAACGCTGATTTGCTTAAGAAAGAAATTTTAGAGCTCAAGGATGCCGGTCACACCATCATCTTTTCTACGCACAACATGTCGTCTGTGGAAGAAATATGCGATGAAATAGCATTAATAGATCATGCACAGGTAGTGTTATCCGGTCATGTTACTGAAGTAAGGGAACGTTTTCGGACCAATACATTTAAAATAAAATTAAAAGGTACCGCCCTGCTGTCTTCTGCCGATCAGTATTCCATACTATCGCAAAAGCAAGGACAAAACTCATTGGAAGTATTGCTTCGTAAAAGCAATGATGTAAGCAACGCAGAACTGCTTATGTCTATACTGAAGCAGAATGAAATCATTGCATTTACAGAAGAGCTACCTTCTATGAATGAAATTTTTATTAATACCGTTGCAGGTAAAAACAAACCACAAGTATGA